The following nucleotide sequence is from Acidobacteriota bacterium.
GCTTCCCGGAAATCCCGTCTCGACTTCGGTCACATTTAATGTTTTCGCGAGGCCGGCGATTCGAAAAATGCAGGGCGAGCGTTCGCCTTTGCTGCCCACTGTCAGCGCGCAGCTTTCTCGATCTCTGAAGGATCCGTCGAGTCGAAGAAGCTATCTGCCAGCTCGTCTATTCATAGAAGATGGCCGCGCGATGGTTGAGTCTTTGAAGTGGGGCGGTTCGTCGGATCTGGTAGCTTTCATGCTAGCGAACGCATTGATCATCGTCAGGGAAGAGGTGCATGAGATCGAGGCCGGAGAACTGGTGGACGTGCTCGTGTTGACACCGTGGTAACTGTCGGTTGGCGCGGCGAAAGGTATATGGACATGACTCTCACTCACGCTGACGAGGAAGGGCGCGCGCGGATGGTGGATGTAAGCGACAAGCCCGTCACCACGCGCACGGCGGTTGCGAGCGGATTCGTGCGAATGGCTGCGGCCACGGTGGAAGCTATTCGCGAACATCGCACCCCCAAAGGCGATCCACTGGAAGTGGCCCGGCTGGCAGGAATCATGGCCGCCAAGCGTACGGCGGAGTTGATCCCGCTGTGCCACAGCCTTCCGCTCAATCATGCGGACGTGCAGCTCGAGTTGAGAGTTGACGGAATAGCCATCGTCGCGACAGCGAGCACTGACAGCAAGACCGGCGTCGAGATGGAAGCGCTCACCGCAGCTTCGGTGGCCGCGCTGACGATCTACGATATGTGCAAGGCGATAGACAAAGCCATGGTGATAACCGACATCAGGTTGGAATCAAAGAGCGGCGGACGGTCGGGCGACTACAAGAGAAGTGATGAGTGACGAGTGATCGTTGGAATTCCAGGCGTTCAAGGCGGATCATCCGCCGCTCCTTTTATTCTCGACCATTCTGACGAGGCGAACCAAGCTCGCGATGACAGCGTATAGC
It contains:
- the moaC gene encoding cyclic pyranopterin monophosphate synthase MoaC, whose protein sequence is MDMTLTHADEEGRARMVDVSDKPVTTRTAVASGFVRMAAATVEAIREHRTPKGDPLEVARLAGIMAAKRTAELIPLCHSLPLNHADVQLELRVDGIAIVATASTDSKTGVEMEALTAASVAALTIYDMCKAIDKAMVITDIRLESKSGGRSGDYKRSDE